One region of Macadamia integrifolia cultivar HAES 741 chromosome 11, SCU_Mint_v3, whole genome shotgun sequence genomic DNA includes:
- the LOC122093524 gene encoding pentatricopeptide repeat-containing protein At3g46790, chloroplastic-like, whose protein sequence is MINIKGIIFPLNSPQETPFSSWPEVLAIMHPLQHIIPQYSSLVESCTSTKNLNTLRKIHAQIVTVGISHHDFIRAKLVSSYAACSQMHEAAFIFSRTNRQSTFLYNSMIRGYASLNLFRQALAVYRHMLLAGNQHDRRTFPSVLKCCAGLSALHLGCQVHVAVLAHSFTDDLATSNALVTMYSKCGDLRTARQVFDEMTERNSVTWSAMIAGYGMHGRSTEAVRLFEEMLYVGESPDAVTFTTVLTACSHGGLMELGRRLFEMMEEGKFGVGPGLEHYTCMIDMLGRAGHVEEAEALIERMVVEPDEALWGALLGACRLHGKIEVAERVAEKVYSKRLWIASQ, encoded by the coding sequence ATGATCAATATAAAAGGAATTATATTCCCACTTAACAGTCCGCAGGAAACGCCCTTCTCCTCATGGCCTGAGGTTCTTGCCATCATGCATCCTCTCCAACACATAATCCCCCAATACTCTTCCCTGGTTGAATCTTGTACGTCCACTAAGAATCTAAACACCCTAAGAAAAATCCACGCACAAATCGTGACCGTGGGAATCTCCCACCACGACTTCATCAGAGCGAAGCTCGTGTCTTCCTACGCCGCTTGCTCACAGATGCACGAAGCTGCCTTCATCTTCTCCCGCACAAACCGTCAATCCACCTTCCTCTACAACTCCATGATCAGAGGATACGCTTCTCTCAACCTCTTCCGTCAAGCCCTCGCCGTCTACCGTCATATGCTCCTCGCCGGCAACCAACACGACCGGCGTACATTTCCCTCCGTCCTCAAATGCTGCGCCGGCCTCTCCGCACTCCACCTCGGTTGCCAGGTACACGTGGCCGTCTTAGCCCACAGCTTCACCGACGACTTGGCTACCTCCAACGCGTTAGTGACGATGTACTCCAAGTGTGGTGACCTGAGGACCGCTCGCCAGGTGTTCGACGAAATGACTGAGAGAAACTCGGTCACTTGGTCAGCAATGATAGCTGGGTACGGTATGCACGGGCGATCCACGGAAGCTGTGCGGCTGTTCGAGGAGATGCTATATGTGGGCGAGTCGCCAGACGCAGTTACCTTCACAACGGTCTTGACGGCGTGCAGTCACGGAGGGTTGATGGAGTTGGGACGGAGGTTGTTTGAGATGATGGAGGAAGGGAAGTTTGGGGTGGGGCCTGGGTTGGAGCATTACACGTGTATGATAGATATGTTGGGTAGAGCTGGACATGTGGAGGAGGCGGAGGCGTTGATTGAGAGGATGGTGGTGGAGCCCGACGAGGCATTGTGGGGTGCGTTGTTGGGAGCATGTAGGTTGCATGGGAAGATAGAGGTGGCTGAGAGGGTAGCCGAGAAAGTCTATAGCAAAAGGCTCTGGATAGCATCTCAGTGA
- the LOC122094186 gene encoding uncharacterized protein LOC122094186 — translation MAVFLSPCFPSKLHVPRYPLPVLYSSFKPISSSIRAKPISATIPARDRIIDFGKYKGKMLGTLPSKYLKWVSKTLRARDFEEWSKLADEVLQDPVYRDRIEWELAENILNGNSSSKASGRDSSVSDLLEISERFNWNNEDKVGWSRIDFALLGTSNGGRIPRNGDSRNEKQKKFRVSQIEGMGSKNEEVGGSLNKDLGLLGKEFRVSNSENLGMKDQRKVGYLKEVLRVSVDAEEGIENENGVKVRREERRKKQRLKRGLQVPKLRVENGGKNRDKERANDDEDQDQDQAVEYHNRFPGREALLRKVLSNRRPL, via the coding sequence ATGGCTGTGTTCCTCTCCCCTTGTTTTCCTTCTAAGTTACATGTTCCTCGATACCCACTTCCAGTTCTCTACAgctctttcaaaccaatctccTCATCAATTCGAGCAAAACCCATCTCAGCCACAATCCCTGCAAGAGATAGAATCATAGATTTTGGTAAATACAAGGGCAAAATGCTCGGCACACTGCCTTCCAAGTACCTCAAATGGGTCTCTAAAACCCTCAGAGCTCGTGATTTTGAAGAATGGTCGAAGCTCGCAGACGAAGTCTTACAGGACCCAGTCTACAGAGACCGAATAGAATGGGAGCTCGCAGAGAATATCTTGAATGGAAACAGTTCTTCGAAGGCTTCAGGAAGAGATAGCTCTGTTTCGGATCTGCTCGAAATCAGTGAGAGATTCAATTGGAATAATGAGGACAAGGTTGGTTGGAGCAGAATCGATTTTGCACTTCTTGGGACTTCGAATGGTGGTCGAATACCGAGGAATGGAGATTCTAGGAATGAAAAACAGAAGAAATTTAGGGTTTCTCAGATTGAAGGAATGGGTTCAAAGAATGAAGAAGTGGGTGGTTCATTGAACAAGGATTTGGGGCTTCTGGGTAAGGAGTTTAGGGTCTCAAACAGTGAGAACTTGGGTATGAAGGATCAGAGGAAGGTGGGTTATTTGAAGGAAGTATTAAGGGTTTCTGTGGATGCAGAAGAGGGTATTGAAAATGAGAATGGTGTCAAGgtgagaagggaagagaggaggaagaaacagAGGTTGAAGAGAGGTCTGCAAGTGCCTAAGCTGAGAGTGGAAAATGGTGGGAAGAACAGGGACAAAGAAAGAGCTAATGATGATGAAGACCAAGATCAAGACCAGGCAGTGGAGTACCATAATCGATTTCCTGGACGCGAAGCCCTTCTCAGAAAGGTTCTTAGTAATAGAAGACCTTTGTAA